Proteins encoded within one genomic window of Humulus lupulus chromosome 1, drHumLupu1.1, whole genome shotgun sequence:
- the LOC133803252 gene encoding dynamin-related protein 3A-like: MMFTCQILEQHIRMALPSLKSELNSEMNAIVKELQTYGNVVEANVEKGVVLLNILSKYCEDFYAMVDGSSQEISTKELSGGARIHYIFQSIFVKSLEEVDPCEGLNDDDIRIAIQNAAGARNALIVPEVPFRVL, translated from the exons ATGATGTTCACATGCCAGATTTTAGAACAACATATTAGAATGGCTCTCCCAAGTTTGAAGTCTGAGCTGAACTCAGAAATGAATGCTATTGTTAAAGAACTTCAGACATACGGAAATGTTGTAGAGGCTAAT GTGGAAAAAGGAGTAGTTTTGTTGAACATTTTGTCAAAATATTGTGAAG ATTTTTATGCTATGGTGGATGGAAGTAGTCAGGAAATATCAACTAAAGAATTGTCAGGTGGAGCCAGGATCCATTATATATTTCAGTCAATTTTTGTAAAGAGCTTGGAG GAAGTCGATCCTTGTGAGGGTCTAAATGATGATGATATTCGGATAGCTATTCAAAATGCTGCTGGTGCTAGAAATGCATTAATCGTTCCAGAG GTCCCATTTAGAGTTTTGTGA